Proteins from one Embleya scabrispora genomic window:
- a CDS encoding DUF4191 domain-containing protein, whose protein sequence is MASKEPSEKSGRLKQIRLAYQQTKKADPWVGLIVAAWGLGVFAVLLAIGFWWGHPIYLGIFGALVGLLAAAFIFGRRAEKSVLGQMEGQPGAALAVMQSLKRGWVVTPTVAITRNQDVVHRAVGRPGIILVGEGQTGRVTRLLADEKKRMSRLAANTTVHTIIVGNDEGQVPLLKLQRHIMKLTPTMAKPEVAQVNDRLRAVGDLMKNMPVPKGPMPKGARMPRGPRG, encoded by the coding sequence ATGGCGAGCAAGGAACCATCCGAGAAGAGCGGCCGGCTGAAGCAGATCCGGCTCGCCTACCAGCAGACGAAGAAGGCCGATCCGTGGGTCGGCTTGATTGTGGCGGCCTGGGGCCTGGGCGTATTCGCAGTACTCCTGGCCATCGGCTTCTGGTGGGGACATCCGATCTACCTGGGCATCTTCGGTGCCCTCGTGGGTCTGCTCGCGGCGGCCTTCATCTTCGGACGCAGGGCCGAGAAGTCGGTGCTCGGCCAGATGGAGGGCCAGCCCGGCGCCGCGTTGGCGGTCATGCAGTCACTCAAGCGTGGCTGGGTCGTGACCCCCACCGTGGCCATCACCCGCAACCAGGATGTCGTACACCGCGCCGTGGGTCGCCCCGGCATCATCCTGGTGGGCGAGGGTCAGACGGGTCGCGTGACGCGACTGTTGGCCGATGAGAAGAAGCGCATGTCCCGACTGGCGGCGAACACCACGGTGCACACGATCATCGTCGGCAACGACGAGGGTCAGGTCCCGCTGCTCAAGCTCCAGCGGCACATCATGAAGCTGACCCCGACCATGGCCAAGCCCGAGGTCGCGCAGGTCAACGACCGGCTGCGGGCGGTCGGCGACCTGATGAAGAACATGCCGGTGCCCAAGGGCCCGATGCCGAAGGGCGCGCGCATGCCGCGCGGCCCGCGCGGCTGA
- a CDS encoding NAD(P)/FAD-dependent oxidoreductase, with translation MVDVRRTEVIVVGAGLAGLSAARTVAAAGVPVTVLEAGDRPGGRVRTDLVDGFRVDRGFQSLTTSWPQVRRQLDVAALGLRAFQPGVLLYEDGRTHRIGDVRRVRDAIGGLRNGSGTDRARLAALLARTASAPVARVFGAAETAAADAPVLRALPPELTRRTLRPLLAALLHDPALRSSSRFAELMLRSFLRGRVALPARGMAAVPSQLAAALPADVVRYGVRVSSVSADRVLTDAAGEIRARAVIVATDPSTAVALLPGLRMPAFHPVTTLYHVARGAPRADASLLVEADARSPFTHTTVVSQVAPTYTPDRRALIATTVLGHDGSEPAKLELRVRERLAVVHDTPTTTWTHLTTCHIPQAVPVVEPGHNFRRPVRLIGGLYVCGDHRDSSSIQGALASGRRAARSALADLGALAA, from the coding sequence GTGGTCGACGTGCGCCGTACCGAGGTGATCGTGGTGGGGGCCGGGTTGGCCGGCTTGAGCGCGGCACGGACCGTGGCCGCGGCCGGGGTGCCGGTCACCGTGCTGGAAGCGGGCGATCGACCCGGGGGACGGGTGCGGACGGATCTCGTGGACGGCTTCCGGGTCGACCGCGGCTTCCAGTCGCTGACCACCTCCTGGCCCCAGGTGCGCCGGCAACTCGACGTCGCCGCACTGGGGTTGCGCGCCTTCCAGCCCGGTGTGCTGCTGTACGAGGACGGCCGCACGCATCGGATCGGCGACGTGCGCCGGGTCCGGGACGCGATCGGCGGGTTGCGCAACGGCAGCGGCACCGATCGGGCCCGGTTGGCCGCCCTGCTCGCCCGGACCGCGTCCGCCCCGGTGGCGCGGGTGTTCGGCGCCGCCGAGACGGCCGCGGCCGATGCGCCGGTGTTGCGCGCGCTGCCACCCGAGCTGACCCGGCGGACCCTGCGCCCGCTGCTGGCCGCGCTGTTGCACGACCCCGCGTTGCGCTCGTCCAGCCGGTTCGCCGAGTTGATGCTCCGGTCGTTCCTGCGCGGCCGGGTGGCGCTGCCCGCCCGGGGCATGGCGGCGGTGCCGAGCCAACTCGCGGCGGCCCTGCCGGCGGACGTGGTGCGCTACGGCGTGCGGGTGTCGTCCGTCTCGGCCGATCGGGTGCTGACCGACGCGGCGGGCGAGATCCGGGCCCGCGCGGTCATCGTGGCCACCGATCCGAGTACGGCGGTGGCGCTGCTGCCGGGCCTGCGGATGCCCGCGTTCCACCCGGTGACCACGCTGTACCACGTGGCCCGCGGCGCGCCCCGGGCCGACGCGTCGCTGCTCGTGGAGGCCGACGCCCGCAGCCCGTTCACGCACACGACGGTGGTCAGCCAGGTCGCCCCCACCTACACGCCGGACCGCCGGGCGCTGATCGCCACCACCGTGCTCGGGCACGACGGCTCGGAGCCGGCCAAACTCGAACTACGGGTCCGCGAACGGCTCGCGGTCGTCCACGACACGCCCACCACCACGTGGACACATCTGACCACCTGTCACATCCCGCAGGCCGTCCCGGTCGTCGAGCCCGGCCACAACTTCCGCCGACCGGTCCGGCTGATCGGCGGCCTGTACGTCTGCGGCGACCATCGTGACTCCAGCTCCATCCAGGGCGCCCTGGCCTCCGGTCGCAGAGCGGCCCGCTCCGCCCTCGCCGACCTGGGTGCCCTCGCGGCCTGA
- a CDS encoding DUF2637 domain-containing protein → MTDTTTGPARATAWDRAAIAGLGLAGFALSYDALRQMAVAVHVRGALSFLFPLLIDGFIAYGIRALLVLRTAPPAARVYVWLLFGSATGASIWANALHAVRINQQTDPGDNPGLRLGDTTVGVLSTLAPLALAGAVHLYILIARQPATATVATDRRIAPGHPSRTGDPVTDRLPTATVTGDAEQSELALAGPEATVFAAEPDPVTAEDDLLPAARRAVADGGRITRAIVANALRDQGHRVSNERLTDLMRTLRDEADAASKAPAHS, encoded by the coding sequence ATCACCGACACCACTACCGGTCCCGCCCGGGCAACGGCCTGGGACCGTGCGGCGATCGCCGGGCTCGGTCTCGCCGGATTCGCCCTCTCCTACGACGCGCTGCGGCAGATGGCCGTGGCCGTCCACGTGCGCGGCGCGCTGAGCTTCCTGTTCCCGCTGCTGATCGACGGGTTCATCGCCTACGGCATCCGCGCGCTCCTGGTCCTGCGGACCGCGCCGCCGGCCGCCCGGGTGTACGTGTGGCTGCTGTTCGGGTCGGCGACCGGCGCGAGCATCTGGGCCAACGCCCTGCACGCCGTCCGCATCAACCAGCAGACCGACCCGGGAGATAATCCCGGGCTGCGGTTGGGCGACACCACCGTTGGTGTGCTGTCGACGCTCGCGCCGCTCGCCCTCGCCGGGGCGGTCCACCTGTACATCCTCATCGCCCGCCAACCGGCCACCGCCACCGTCGCGACCGACCGGCGGATCGCGCCCGGACACCCGTCCCGGACCGGCGACCCGGTGACTGACCGACTGCCCACAGCGACGGTGACCGGGGACGCCGAGCAGAGCGAACTCGCCCTCGCCGGACCGGAGGCGACCGTGTTCGCCGCCGAGCCGGACCCCGTCACGGCCGAGGACGACCTTTTGCCGGCCGCCCGCCGGGCTGTCGCGGACGGAGGCCGGATCACCCGGGCAATCGTGGCCAACGCCCTGCGCGACCAAGGCCACCGTGTCTCCAACGAGCGTCTCACCGACCTGATGCGGACCCTGCGCGACGAGGCCGACGCCGCCTCGAAGGCGCCCGCCCACAGCTGA
- a CDS encoding TIGR01777 family oxidoreductase gives MRIAVTGSSGLVGSALVHSLAADGHEVVRLVRRPPGGPDEVRWDPHGGTVDTAALGPVDAAVHLAGAGIGDRRWTAAYKRELRDSRVLGTAAVSRALAALRPAPRVLLAGSAMGYYGDTGEREVDESSPPGTGFLADLCTEWEAATAPAVEAGIRVAHLRTGLVVSRSGGAWGRMFPLFRAGLGGRLGSGRQYWSFISLIDEVAAIRHVLDHPTLSGPVNLTAPNPVTNAEATRAMGRALHRPTLLAVPPFALRIALGDFAKEILTGQRMVPRVLLDSGFTFEHPTIDTAIAAALAK, from the coding sequence ATGCGTATCGCCGTCACCGGCTCGTCCGGCCTCGTGGGTTCCGCTCTCGTCCACTCGCTCGCCGCCGACGGCCACGAGGTGGTCCGGCTGGTCCGCCGGCCCCCCGGCGGGCCCGACGAGGTGCGCTGGGACCCGCACGGCGGCACGGTGGACACCGCCGCGCTGGGCCCGGTGGACGCGGCGGTGCACCTGGCCGGCGCGGGCATCGGCGATCGGCGCTGGACGGCCGCGTACAAGCGCGAACTCCGGGACAGCCGGGTCCTGGGCACCGCGGCCGTCTCGCGCGCGCTGGCGGCCCTGCGACCGGCGCCGCGGGTACTGCTGGCCGGCTCCGCGATGGGCTACTACGGCGACACGGGCGAACGCGAGGTGGACGAGTCGTCCCCGCCCGGGACCGGCTTCCTGGCCGACCTGTGCACGGAGTGGGAGGCGGCCACCGCGCCCGCCGTCGAGGCCGGCATCCGGGTCGCCCACCTGCGCACCGGCCTGGTGGTCTCCCGCTCCGGCGGCGCGTGGGGCCGGATGTTCCCGCTGTTCCGGGCCGGCCTCGGCGGCCGACTCGGCTCGGGCAGGCAGTACTGGAGCTTCATCTCCCTGATCGACGAGGTGGCCGCGATCCGCCACGTCCTGGACCACCCGACCCTGTCCGGCCCGGTCAACCTGACCGCCCCGAACCCGGTCACCAACGCCGAGGCCACCAGGGCCATGGGCCGGGCCCTGCACCGCCCCACCCTCCTCGCGGTCCCCCCATTCGCGCTACGCATCGCCCTCGGCGACTTCGCCAAGGAGATCCTCACCGGTCAGCGCATGGTGCCCAGGGTCCTCCTCGACTCCGGCTTCACCTTCGAACACCCCACCATCGACACCGCCATCGCCGCCGCCCTGGCGAAGTGA
- the lipB gene encoding lipoyl(octanoyl) transferase LipB, giving the protein MTSFLRFVHLGLGTDAVPYEAAWEEQRRVHEQVVSGEVGDTCLLLEHPAVYTAGRRTDPSERPMDGTPVVDVDRGGKITWHGPGQLVGYPIVRLPEPVDVVAHVRRMEEALIRVCADLGLETTRIEGRSGVWVLGDAVPQGAAPTGGLDLRLDSRLTAAPDPRLHPEFDPRLAGPEYAPSNAGQRGDDRKLAAIGVRVSRKVTMHGFAINCDADMTYYDRIVPCGIKDAGVTSLSRELGREVTVAVVLPLAERHLADVFAQVPA; this is encoded by the coding sequence GTGACCAGCTTCCTGCGATTCGTGCACCTGGGCCTCGGCACCGACGCCGTTCCGTACGAGGCTGCCTGGGAGGAACAGCGCCGCGTGCACGAGCAGGTGGTGAGCGGCGAGGTCGGCGACACGTGTCTACTCCTGGAACACCCCGCGGTCTACACCGCCGGCCGCCGTACCGACCCCTCGGAGCGCCCGATGGACGGCACCCCCGTGGTCGACGTCGACCGCGGCGGCAAGATCACCTGGCACGGTCCCGGCCAACTCGTCGGCTACCCGATCGTGCGCCTGCCCGAGCCGGTCGACGTGGTCGCGCACGTGCGTCGGATGGAGGAGGCGCTGATCCGAGTCTGCGCCGACCTGGGTCTGGAGACCACCCGGATCGAGGGACGCAGCGGCGTCTGGGTCCTGGGCGACGCGGTGCCGCAAGGAGCCGCCCCGACCGGCGGCCTCGACCTGCGCCTGGACAGCCGGCTCACGGCCGCGCCCGATCCGCGCCTGCACCCCGAGTTCGACCCGCGCCTGGCCGGTCCGGAGTACGCGCCCTCCAACGCGGGGCAGCGCGGCGACGACCGCAAGCTCGCGGCGATCGGCGTCCGGGTCTCGCGCAAGGTCACCATGCACGGCTTCGCGATCAATTGTGATGCCGACATGACCTACTACGACCGCATCGTGCCGTGCGGCATCAAGGACGCCGGGGTCACCTCGCTCAGCCGCGAACTCGGCCGCGAGGTCACCGTCGCCGTGGTCCTGCCGCTGGCCGAGCGGCACCTGGCCGACGTCTTCGCCCAAGTCCCGGCGTGA
- a CDS encoding helix-turn-helix domain-containing protein, translating into MGTRVVEIGPTGVMVAHNVERLRVAAGLSQRALAERLTDLGRPTAFTAISKIERAERRVDTDDLVALAVALSVAPTTLLLPPVADGSPTRVTGGGSVTTAEAWEWADGKRPLVRLPEVDGGALAHARRARPLGRRADHLVTGAADTDAGDRPDPLAHLTKQELLALLDNLTEVLRNG; encoded by the coding sequence ATGGGAACACGGGTAGTGGAGATCGGGCCGACCGGCGTGATGGTCGCCCACAATGTCGAACGCCTGCGGGTGGCCGCCGGACTCAGCCAACGCGCGCTGGCCGAACGCCTGACGGATCTGGGGCGGCCGACGGCGTTCACCGCGATCAGCAAGATCGAGCGCGCGGAGCGGCGCGTGGACACCGACGACCTCGTCGCGTTGGCCGTCGCGCTGAGCGTTGCCCCCACCACGCTCCTGCTGCCTCCGGTGGCCGACGGCTCCCCCACCCGCGTCACCGGCGGAGGAAGCGTCACCACGGCCGAAGCATGGGAATGGGCCGACGGCAAAAGACCGTTGGTCCGGCTCCCGGAGGTCGACGGCGGCGCCCTCGCGCACGCCCGTCGCGCCCGCCCGTTGGGGCGCCGCGCCGATCACCTGGTCACCGGGGCCGCCGACACCGATGCGGGCGACCGGCCCGATCCCCTCGCGCATCTCACCAAGCAGGAACTGCTGGCTCTCCTCGACAACCTCACGGAGGTACTCCGGAATGGCTGA
- the lipA gene encoding lipoyl synthase, which yields MSAVAPDGRKLLRLEVRNAETPIERKPSWIKTRAKMGPEYTELKQLVKREGLHTVCEEAGCPNIYECWEDREATFLIGGDQCTRRCDFCQIDTGKPAELDRDEPRRVAESVQAMGLKYATITGVARDDLPDGGAWLYAETVRQIKELNPGTGVELLIPDFTAQPDQLAEVFSSRPEVLAHNIETVPRIFKRIRPGFRYERSLDVITQARAAGLVTKSNLILGMGEERAEISQAMQDLHDAGCELLTITQYLRPSVRHHPVERWVKPEEFVELNEEAEEIGFAGVLSGPLVRSSYRAGRLYRQALEVRETRAASAEGAQSFTSV from the coding sequence GTGTCCGCTGTCGCACCCGACGGCCGCAAGCTGCTTCGCCTGGAAGTCCGCAACGCCGAGACTCCCATCGAGCGCAAGCCTTCGTGGATCAAGACCCGGGCGAAGATGGGCCCCGAATACACCGAGCTCAAGCAACTCGTGAAGCGCGAGGGGCTGCACACGGTGTGCGAGGAAGCGGGCTGTCCCAACATCTACGAATGCTGGGAAGACCGCGAGGCGACCTTCCTGATCGGCGGCGACCAGTGCACCCGGCGCTGCGACTTCTGCCAGATCGACACCGGCAAGCCCGCCGAGCTGGACCGCGACGAGCCGCGTCGGGTGGCCGAGTCGGTCCAGGCGATGGGCCTGAAGTACGCCACGATCACGGGTGTGGCCCGCGACGACCTGCCCGACGGCGGCGCGTGGTTGTACGCGGAGACGGTCCGCCAGATCAAGGAGCTGAACCCGGGCACCGGCGTCGAACTGCTGATCCCGGACTTCACCGCGCAGCCGGACCAGTTGGCCGAGGTGTTCTCCTCGCGCCCCGAGGTGCTGGCGCACAACATCGAGACCGTGCCGCGCATCTTCAAGCGCATCCGGCCGGGCTTTCGCTACGAGCGCTCGCTCGACGTGATCACCCAGGCCCGGGCGGCCGGCCTGGTCACCAAGTCCAACCTGATCCTGGGCATGGGCGAGGAGCGCGCCGAGATCAGCCAGGCGATGCAGGACCTGCACGACGCCGGCTGCGAACTGCTGACCATCACGCAATACCTGCGGCCGAGCGTGCGACACCACCCCGTCGAGCGCTGGGTGAAGCCGGAGGAGTTCGTCGAGCTGAACGAGGAGGCCGAGGAGATCGGCTTCGCGGGCGTGCTCTCCGGACCCCTGGTCCGCTCGTCGTACCGCGCGGGTCGGCTGTACCGCCAAGCCCTGGAGGTGCGCGAGACGCGCGCCGCGTCGGCCGAGGGTGCGCAGAGCTTCACCTCGGTGTGA
- a CDS encoding helix-turn-helix transcriptional regulator has product MTRARDTRKLASAEELADHLGVPLATLYAWNHRGLGPASIKVGRHLRYRWSEVEAWLDSRTTERAA; this is encoded by the coding sequence ATGACCAGAGCACGGGACACCCGCAAGCTCGCGTCCGCCGAGGAACTCGCCGACCATCTCGGCGTCCCGCTGGCCACGCTGTACGCGTGGAACCACCGCGGGCTCGGGCCGGCGAGCATCAAGGTCGGCCGGCACCTGCGCTACCGCTGGTCGGAGGTGGAGGCGTGGCTCGACAGCCGGACCACCGAACGCGCCGCCTGA
- a CDS encoding DUF3631 domain-containing protein, whose translation MPATEGDALLNELRAAIARYVILPHGAALDAVTLWTAPTHLQPVLQHAPRLAVVAPAKRCGKSRLLDVLHETVHDPCITVNATPAAIFRSITDEPPTLLVDEADTLFGSAKVAEKNEEMRGLLNAGHQRNRYTLRVVGNDHKPHRFNTFAMAAIAGIGDLPDTIMDRAVVIRMRRKVKGERAAPFRTRRDQPGLNELRDRLAAWLRSVADVAADAEPEMPVEDRAADTWEPLVVVADLAGGSWPRAARVACAEMTAAEEANDDQGGLSIRLLSDCRRVFAGLNDIAALSTAQLLSALRDDVEAPWADHGAGGLTPRALGIHLKDYGISSSNIRFPDGNQRKGFTRSQFVDAWHRYCPEPDPEPPRQP comes from the coding sequence ATGCCCGCGACCGAGGGCGACGCCCTCCTGAACGAACTGCGTGCCGCGATCGCGCGATACGTGATCCTGCCCCACGGCGCGGCCTTGGACGCGGTGACCCTGTGGACGGCGCCGACCCACCTGCAGCCGGTGTTGCAGCACGCGCCGCGCCTGGCGGTGGTGGCTCCGGCGAAGCGGTGCGGGAAGTCCCGGCTCCTGGACGTCCTGCACGAGACGGTGCACGACCCGTGCATCACGGTGAACGCGACCCCGGCGGCGATCTTCCGCTCGATCACGGACGAGCCGCCGACCCTGCTGGTCGACGAGGCCGACACGCTGTTCGGCAGCGCGAAGGTCGCGGAGAAGAACGAGGAGATGCGCGGTCTCCTCAACGCCGGCCACCAGCGCAACCGCTACACGCTGCGGGTGGTGGGCAACGACCACAAGCCGCACCGCTTCAACACGTTCGCCATGGCGGCGATAGCCGGGATCGGTGACCTCCCCGACACGATCATGGACCGGGCGGTGGTGATCCGCATGCGCCGCAAGGTCAAGGGGGAACGGGCGGCGCCCTTCCGGACCCGCCGTGACCAGCCGGGGCTCAACGAACTGCGCGACCGGCTCGCGGCGTGGCTGCGTTCGGTGGCCGATGTCGCCGCCGATGCGGAGCCCGAGATGCCGGTCGAGGACCGGGCGGCCGACACGTGGGAGCCCCTGGTCGTGGTCGCGGACCTCGCCGGCGGGTCCTGGCCCAGGGCGGCGCGGGTGGCTTGCGCGGAGATGACCGCCGCCGAGGAGGCGAACGACGACCAGGGCGGCCTGAGTATCCGCCTGCTCTCGGACTGTCGGCGGGTGTTCGCAGGGCTCAACGACATCGCGGCGCTGTCCACGGCGCAACTCCTGAGCGCGCTACGCGACGACGTCGAGGCCCCTTGGGCCGATCACGGCGCCGGCGGACTGACCCCGCGCGCGCTGGGGATCCACCTCAAGGACTACGGGATCTCCTCGTCCAACATCCGCTTCCCCGACGGCAACCAGCGCAAGGGCTTCACCCGCAGCCAGTTCGTCGACGCCTGGCACCGCTACTGCCCCGAGCCCGACCCGGAGCCGCCCCGGCAGCCCTGA
- a CDS encoding RDD family protein: protein MRVPVIGRRYAHPEAGESARLVYFGGVDENTSASRTQASGAADDEFAYRGKRLGLPEDGPNSLAPTGRRLLALVIDWGICYVIALSFLGGGKLNAIGTSWGTLGVFAVENLLLVSTLGWTLGKRIMGIRVVSVTRGSLLPLAVVVRTFLLCLVIPPAIYDRDGRGFHDKAVGTAVVRA from the coding sequence ATGCGTGTGCCCGTGATCGGCCGCCGGTACGCCCACCCCGAGGCGGGTGAATCGGCCCGGCTCGTCTACTTTGGAGGGGTGGACGAGAACACGAGCGCATCGCGGACCCAGGCCTCCGGGGCGGCGGACGACGAATTCGCCTACCGCGGCAAGCGTCTCGGGCTGCCCGAGGACGGACCCAATTCCCTGGCGCCGACCGGCCGCCGGCTCCTCGCCCTGGTCATCGACTGGGGCATCTGCTACGTCATCGCGCTGTCCTTCCTGGGCGGCGGCAAGCTCAACGCCATCGGCACCAGCTGGGGCACGCTCGGCGTGTTCGCCGTGGAGAACCTGCTCCTGGTGAGCACCCTCGGCTGGACCCTCGGCAAGCGGATCATGGGCATCCGGGTGGTCTCTGTCACCCGCGGCTCGCTGCTGCCGCTCGCGGTCGTGGTGCGCACGTTCCTGTTGTGCCTGGTGATTCCGCCGGCCATCTACGACCGGGACGGGCGCGGCTTCCACGACAAGGCGGTCGGCACGGCGGTGGTCCGGGCCTAG
- the glnA gene encoding type I glutamate--ammonia ligase has protein sequence MFNNAEEVSRYIADNDVKFVDVRFCDLPGVMQHFTVPARTFDPSETLAFDGSSIRGFQAIHESDMALRPDLSTARLDPFRKDKTLNINFFIHDPLTDEEYSRDPRNVAKKAERYLAGTGIADTAYFGPEAEFYVFDSVRFATGANESFYHIDSEAGAWNTGAEENNRGYKVRYKGGYFPTPPVDHFADLRAEISLELEAAGLEIERQHHEVGTAGQAEINYKFNTLLAAADDLMLFKYIVKNVAWRNGKTATFMPKPIFGDNGSGMHCHMSLWADGSPLFYDEQGYAGLSDTARYFIGGLLKHAPSLLAFTNPTVNSYHRLVPGFEAPVNLVYSQRNRSACIRIPITGSNPKAKRVEFRVPDPSANPYLAFAAQLMAGLDGVKNKIEPLEPVDKDLYELAPDEHQAVPQVPGTLAEVLDALEADHDYLLEGGVFTQDLIDTWIEYKRTKEIDPVRLRPHPHEFELYFDI, from the coding sequence ATGTTCAACAACGCCGAAGAGGTGTCGCGATACATCGCCGACAACGACGTCAAGTTCGTCGACGTTCGTTTTTGCGACCTGCCTGGCGTGATGCAGCACTTCACGGTTCCGGCGAGGACGTTCGACCCGAGTGAGACGCTGGCCTTCGACGGATCCTCGATCCGCGGCTTCCAGGCGATCCACGAGTCGGACATGGCGCTTCGCCCGGACCTGTCCACGGCGCGCCTCGACCCGTTCCGCAAGGACAAGACGCTCAACATCAACTTCTTCATCCACGACCCGCTGACGGATGAGGAGTACAGCCGCGACCCGCGCAACGTCGCGAAGAAGGCCGAGCGCTACCTCGCCGGCACCGGCATCGCCGACACGGCGTACTTCGGCCCCGAGGCCGAGTTCTACGTGTTCGACAGCGTGCGCTTCGCGACCGGCGCGAACGAGTCCTTCTACCACATCGACTCCGAGGCGGGCGCCTGGAACACCGGCGCGGAGGAGAACAACCGCGGCTACAAGGTCCGCTACAAGGGCGGCTACTTCCCGACCCCGCCGGTCGACCACTTCGCCGACCTGCGTGCGGAGATCTCCCTGGAGCTGGAGGCGGCGGGCCTGGAAATCGAGCGCCAGCACCACGAGGTGGGCACCGCCGGCCAGGCCGAGATCAACTACAAGTTCAACACGCTGCTCGCGGCGGCCGACGACCTGATGCTGTTCAAGTACATCGTCAAGAACGTCGCGTGGCGCAACGGCAAGACCGCGACCTTCATGCCGAAGCCGATCTTCGGCGACAACGGCTCGGGCATGCACTGCCACATGTCGCTGTGGGCCGACGGCTCGCCGCTGTTCTACGACGAGCAGGGCTACGCGGGGCTGTCCGACACCGCCCGCTACTTCATCGGCGGCCTGCTCAAGCACGCCCCGTCGCTGCTGGCCTTCACCAACCCGACGGTGAACTCGTACCACCGCCTGGTCCCGGGCTTCGAGGCGCCGGTCAACCTGGTCTACTCGCAGCGCAACCGCTCGGCCTGCATCCGCATCCCGATCACGGGCAGCAACCCGAAGGCCAAGCGCGTCGAGTTCCGCGTCCCGGACCCGTCGGCCAACCCGTACCTGGCCTTTGCCGCCCAGCTGATGGCCGGCCTCGACGGCGTCAAGAACAAGATCGAGCCGCTGGAGCCGGTCGACAAGGACCTGTACGAACTGGCCCCCGACGAGCACCAGGCCGTCCCCCAGGTCCCCGGCACCCTCGCCGAGGTCCTCGACGCCCTGGAGGCCGACCACGACTACCTCCTCGAAGGCGGCGTCTTCACCCAGGACCTGATCGACACCTGGATCGAATACAAGCGCACCAAGGAGATCGACCCGGTCCGCCTGCGCCCCCACCCCCACGAGTTCGAGCTCTACTTCGACATCTAA